In the genome of Candidatus Zixiibacteriota bacterium, the window ATAACCATGTCTGTCAATAACCTGGTTCGATAAAAATGCTGACCCAGGAGAAAATTCCCGGAACTTTATGAACCCGATAGAGACTCTGAAAACCGAGCACCACCTGATATTGAGAGTTCTCGATGCTCTCGAAAATTACGCCACCAAGGTGCAATTCGGCGTCGCGGTAAGCAACGGCGACCTGCAGCAATTCGTGGCCTTCAACCGCCAGTTTGCCGATGCCTGCCATCATGGCAAAGAGGAGCATATCCTTTTCACCGCCATGACCGAAAACGGTTTTCCCCGTGACCGGGGGCCGATTGCGGTGATGCTGGCCGAGCATGCCGAAGGGCGGCGGCTGGTCGGGATTCTGGCCATCATGG includes:
- a CDS encoding hemerythrin domain-containing protein, giving the protein MNPIETLKTEHHLILRVLDALENYATKVQFGVAVSNGDLQQFVAFNRQFADACHHGKEEHILFTAMTENGFPRDRGPIAVMLAEHAEGRRLVGILAIMAEKAEAWSDDDRAMITKSALAYVHLLRQHIKKEDNVLFPGAEANLPPEVMKQIGERFEKFEQEETGPGAHERFHTLADSLIARYAK